The Pseudomonas hefeiensis genomic sequence CAGGAAGTCAGTCTGAGAGTTGACTTCGATGATAACGGCAGCTTTACCGTCATCCTTGATACCGATCGCGCCTTCAGCGGCAATGTTGCCGGCTTTCTTGGCAGCCTTGATGGCGCCCGAAGCACGCATGTCATCAATGGCTTTCTCGATGTCGCCGCCAGCCTTGGTCAAGGCTTTCTTGCAGTCCATCATGCCTTCGCCGGTACGCTCGCGCAGTTCTTTGACCAACGCTGCAGTAATCTCTGCCATTTTCAAATTCCTCTTGGATAGGTTTTCAACCATTCCACCCGACCGAACGGGCGATCAATTCTTCCTGAACCACCCTTTGTTAGCCGCTGCACGTTACAGATGCTGTAGCTGCGCTGCTGACAAATGGTTTTCGAGGTGGCAAAAAGGGGGCCAAGCCCCCTTTTTGCTTACTGAGTCAACGCCAGGGCGTCAATTACTCAGCGGCTGCTGCCGGAGCTTCTTCAGCGAAGACTTCGGTGCCGCCATTCACGTTGTTGCGACCACGGATGACAGCGTCAGCCATCGAACCCATGTACAGCTGGATGGCGCGAATGGCGTCATCGTTGCCTGGGATGATGTAGTCAACGCCTTCCGGGCTGCTGTTGGTATCGACAACGCCGATGACCGGGATACCCAGCTTGTTGGCTTCGGTGATCGCGATGCGCTCGTGGTCAACGTCGATCACGAACAGTGCGTCAGGCAGACCGCCCATGTCCTTGATACCGCCCAGGGAGCGGTCCAGCTTCTCAAGATCGCGGGTGCGCATCAGCGCTTCTTTCTTGGTCAGCTTGGCGAAAGTACCGTCTTCGGACTGAACTTCAAGGTCACGCAGACGCTTGATGGAAGCGCGAATGGTCTTGAAGTTGGTCAGCATGCCGCCCAACCAGCGGTGATCGACGTACGGCGAACCGCAACGTGCTGCTTCTTCAGCAACGATCTTGCCAGCGGAACGCTTGGTGCCGACGAACAGAATCTTGTTTTTGCCCTGGGCCAGGCGCTCTACGAAGGTCAGTGCCTCGTTGAACATTGGCAGGGTTTTTTCAAGGTTGATGATGTGGATCTTGTTACGCGCGCCGAAAATGTACTTACCCATTTTCGGGTTCCAGTAACGGGTCTGGTGACCGAAGTGCACACCGGCCTTCAGCATATCGCGCATGTTGACTTGGGACATGATAGTTCCTTGATAAGTCGGGTTTGGCCTCCACGTATCCCAATGACCAACCAGCGACTTATATAAGCCGAAGGCACCCAGGTCATCGTGTCGACACGTGTGTGGATTTAAGCTTG encodes the following:
- the rpsB gene encoding 30S ribosomal protein S2 yields the protein MSQVNMRDMLKAGVHFGHQTRYWNPKMGKYIFGARNKIHIINLEKTLPMFNEALTFVERLAQGKNKILFVGTKRSAGKIVAEEAARCGSPYVDHRWLGGMLTNFKTIRASIKRLRDLEVQSEDGTFAKLTKKEALMRTRDLEKLDRSLGGIKDMGGLPDALFVIDVDHERIAITEANKLGIPVIGVVDTNSSPEGVDYIIPGNDDAIRAIQLYMGSMADAVIRGRNNVNGGTEVFAEEAPAAAAE